From the Lathyrus oleraceus cultivar Zhongwan6 chromosome 4, CAAS_Psat_ZW6_1.0, whole genome shotgun sequence genome, one window contains:
- the LOC127074645 gene encoding protein CHAPERONE-LIKE PROTEIN OF POR1, chloroplastic isoform X1 — protein sequence MIVSGLSGTLSRCPQLPPRCLESRRVRVRPFSVAGRCIQGTTFPGVERTSFSSHRIKCNRRQVQLVRSAMDASFGDTSNDSTAVFPRISVSDPYKRLGISKEASEEEIQGARNFLIQKYAGHKPSIDSIESAHDKIIMQKFYERRNPKIDFKKKIRAVNQSRFVQAVRGRFRIPSTIFIIKTSLAFLLLGVLTVFFPTEEGPTLQVALSLIATTYFVYDRLKSKIRALFYGVGAFIFSWLLGTFLMVSVIPPIPIIKGPRAFEVISSLITYVLLWISSTYLR from the exons ATGATTGTATCTGGGTTGAGTGGTACTCTCTCAAGATGCCCCCAATTACCTCCTCGTTGCCTAGAATCACGCCGTGTTCGGGTCAGGCCTTTTTCCGTGGCTGGTAGATGTATACAAGGGACTACGTTTCCCGGAGTTGAAAG AACAAGCTTTTCATCTCATAGAATAAAATGCAATAGGCGACAGGTTCAATTAGTTAGAAGTGCCATGGATGCTTCATTTGGTGATACGTCAAATGATTCTACTG CTGTTTTCCCAAGAATTAGTGTGAGTGATCCGTATAAACGACTTGGAATAAGCAAGGAAGCTTCTGAAGAAGAAATTCAAGGAGCTAGGAACTTCCTGATCCAAAAATATGCAGGGCACAAGCCAAGTATAGATTCAATTGAGTCGGCTCATGACAAAATAATCATGCAGAAATTCTATGAGCGTAGAAACCCAAAAATTGACTTCAAGAAAAAAATTAGGGCAGTCAATCAATCCCGATTTGTTCAGGCTGTCAGAGGCAGATTTCGCATTCCATCCACCATATTCATTATAAAAACTTCACTGGCATTTTTGTTACTTGGTGTTCTGACTGTTTTCTTTCCAACTGAGGAAGGGCCAACACTTCAGGTAGCTTTATCTCTTATTGCCACAACATATTTCGTATATGATCGGCTGAAGAGCAAGATAAGAGCTTTGTTTTATGG GGTTGGAGCATTTATCTTTTCGTGGCTATTGGGAACCTTCTTGATGGTGTCAGTTATTCCTCCTATTCCTATAATTAAGGGACCAAGGGCATTTGAAGTGATCTCATCATTGATAACATATGTTTTATTGTGGATTTCATCAACCTATCTTAGATGA
- the LOC127074645 gene encoding protein CHAPERONE-LIKE PROTEIN OF POR1, chloroplastic isoform X2: MSTILHRDQISHNKVLAEHLTRDDPSHHFSGISVFPRISVSDPYKRLGISKEASEEEIQGARNFLIQKYAGHKPSIDSIESAHDKIIMQKFYERRNPKIDFKKKIRAVNQSRFVQAVRGRFRIPSTIFIIKTSLAFLLLGVLTVFFPTEEGPTLQVALSLIATTYFVYDRLKSKIRALFYGVGAFIFSWLLGTFLMVSVIPPIPIIKGPRAFEVISSLITYVLLWISSTYLR; this comes from the exons ATGTCTACTATATTACACAGAGACCAAATTTCACATAACAAGGTCTTAGCTGAACATTTAACACGGGATGATCCATCGCACCATTTTTCCGGAATAT CTGTTTTCCCAAGAATTAGTGTGAGTGATCCGTATAAACGACTTGGAATAAGCAAGGAAGCTTCTGAAGAAGAAATTCAAGGAGCTAGGAACTTCCTGATCCAAAAATATGCAGGGCACAAGCCAAGTATAGATTCAATTGAGTCGGCTCATGACAAAATAATCATGCAGAAATTCTATGAGCGTAGAAACCCAAAAATTGACTTCAAGAAAAAAATTAGGGCAGTCAATCAATCCCGATTTGTTCAGGCTGTCAGAGGCAGATTTCGCATTCCATCCACCATATTCATTATAAAAACTTCACTGGCATTTTTGTTACTTGGTGTTCTGACTGTTTTCTTTCCAACTGAGGAAGGGCCAACACTTCAGGTAGCTTTATCTCTTATTGCCACAACATATTTCGTATATGATCGGCTGAAGAGCAAGATAAGAGCTTTGTTTTATGG GGTTGGAGCATTTATCTTTTCGTGGCTATTGGGAACCTTCTTGATGGTGTCAGTTATTCCTCCTATTCCTATAATTAAGGGACCAAGGGCATTTGAAGTGATCTCATCATTGATAACATATGTTTTATTGTGGATTTCATCAACCTATCTTAGATGA